One window from the genome of Bdellovibrionales bacterium encodes:
- a CDS encoding cupin domain-containing protein translates to MIYKMVKEGCVLDASATMYPSVLKGFGRCDENFSLPTSTYFGFVLNGKYELQRQGQHYVTLQGGMYFSAPGPLHIKGDGEIIVIERVGYRGLLHVGGPVEDSGRLCYIDNSNTTIIIPPPRMGDPVFNLLVFPPKVIQTPHIHPTIRLGVVFEGEGECVMPNQKLPLKPGMAFYLPEGLVHSFNSFDSKLKIIAFHPDSDTGPTDDSHPMLNRTFTKF, encoded by the coding sequence ATGATTTACAAGATGGTTAAAGAAGGATGTGTTTTAGATGCGTCTGCCACTATGTATCCGAGTGTCTTAAAAGGCTTCGGGCGTTGTGATGAGAATTTTTCGCTCCCGACAAGCACCTACTTTGGGTTCGTTCTCAATGGAAAATATGAACTCCAGCGCCAAGGCCAACACTACGTCACTCTTCAGGGCGGCATGTACTTCTCTGCGCCGGGTCCACTCCACATCAAAGGCGACGGTGAAATCATCGTCATCGAGCGCGTCGGATATCGCGGGCTTCTCCATGTCGGTGGCCCCGTCGAAGATAGCGGCCGTCTCTGCTATATCGATAACTCGAATACGACGATCATTATTCCGCCGCCACGTATGGGGGATCCGGTTTTCAATCTTTTAGTGTTCCCACCAAAAGTGATTCAAACGCCGCACATTCATCCGACGATTCGTCTCGGGGTCGTCTTTGAAGGTGAAGGGGAGTGCGTGATGCCGAATCAGAAACTTCCTCTGAAGCCAGGCATGGCCTTCTATTTGCCAGAAGGTTTGGTTCACTCGTTCAATTCTTTCGACAGCAAATTGAAAATCATCGCCTTCCATCCGGATTCAGATACCGGGCCGACAGATGATTCTCATCCGATGTTGAATCGAACGTTCACTAAATTTTAG